A region of Gemmatimonadota bacterium DNA encodes the following proteins:
- a CDS encoding SRPBCC domain-containing protein — MSIKREASGRRSIQVDIEVPGTPEEVWEAIATGPGISAWFVPAQFEEEGGKPVAVTLDFGPAMDSRSVVTAWNPPRLFAREGAGWAPGSPPIATEFSVEARAGGICVVRVVQSLFSSTDDWDAQLTGAEEGWPGIARVLRLYLTHFRGQRSAIMQIMSPVPGTAAEAWETLTAALGLHGARVGDRCAAQAGVPALGGVVEYISDSPYGALMRLDTPGPGTAAFGTIKFGSMVMATLTFYMYGEQAAENVTRYTPLWQAWMQERFPMPAVMDDATP, encoded by the coding sequence ATGAGCATCAAGCGAGAGGCCTCCGGCCGCCGTTCCATCCAGGTCGACATCGAGGTCCCCGGCACGCCCGAGGAAGTCTGGGAAGCGATCGCCACCGGCCCGGGCATTTCTGCGTGGTTCGTGCCGGCGCAGTTCGAGGAGGAAGGCGGCAAGCCGGTCGCGGTGACGTTGGACTTCGGTCCCGCGATGGATTCGCGCTCGGTGGTGACGGCGTGGAATCCGCCGAGGCTGTTCGCCCGCGAGGGAGCTGGCTGGGCCCCGGGTTCCCCGCCGATCGCGACCGAGTTCAGCGTCGAGGCGCGCGCCGGCGGCATCTGCGTCGTGCGCGTGGTACAGAGCCTCTTCTCCAGCACGGACGATTGGGACGCGCAGCTGACTGGTGCCGAAGAGGGGTGGCCGGGCATCGCCCGCGTCCTGCGGCTCTATCTCACGCACTTCCGCGGACAGCGCTCGGCGATCATGCAGATCATGTCCCCGGTGCCGGGCACGGCCGCAGAGGCGTGGGAGACACTGACCGCGGCACTCGGGCTGCACGGCGCGCGTGTGGGGGATCGTTGCGCCGCACAGGCGGGTGTGCCCGCGCTTGGCGGCGTGGTGGAGTACATCAGCGACAGTCCGTACGGTGCCCTGATGCGGCTCGACACGCCGGGGCCCGGCACCGCTGCGTTCGGCACCATCAAGTTCGGCAGCATGGTCATGGCGACCTTGACGTTCTACATGTACGGTGAGCAGGCAGCCGAGAACGTTACCCGCTACACACCGCTGTGGCAGGCGTGGATGCAGGAACGCTTCCCGATGCCGGCCGTCATGGACGACGCCACGCCATGA
- a CDS encoding decaprenyl-phosphate phosphoribosyltransferase: MAITDRSDAPTPPGRMDPWYRLLRPSHWTKNLFVLAPLLFSGRAREVDVAISAGMAFVAFCFAASSVYAFNDVLDCDADRNHPTKRLRPVAAGLITTRQAIAVSVLLAVLALAVALQAHLQTAGWVGLYLGLNLVYSFGLKRVVLLDVFAIASFFVLRLLAGAAAVAVHPSVWLLLCGGLLALYLGFAKRRHELSALGDASATHRTVLAQYSAPFLDQISSVLLAVTIVSYLMYSLTSDTAMRVGTEELSYGIPFVLYGVFRYLYLVHQRDQGTPTDTVLSDRWLLATVALWLVYNAWVLYRP; encoded by the coding sequence ATGGCGATTACCGATCGGTCAGACGCACCCACCCCGCCGGGCCGCATGGACCCTTGGTATCGGCTCCTGCGACCGAGCCATTGGACCAAGAATCTCTTCGTCCTCGCCCCGCTGCTCTTTTCGGGGCGCGCGCGCGAGGTGGACGTGGCGATCTCGGCCGGGATGGCTTTCGTCGCCTTCTGCTTCGCGGCGAGTTCGGTCTATGCGTTCAACGACGTGCTCGATTGTGACGCCGACCGCAACCACCCGACCAAGCGGCTCCGGCCAGTCGCCGCCGGCCTGATCACCACCAGGCAGGCAATCGCGGTGTCGGTCCTGCTCGCGGTCCTCGCATTGGCCGTGGCACTGCAGGCGCACCTGCAGACCGCAGGGTGGGTCGGCCTCTATCTGGGACTCAACCTGGTCTATTCGTTCGGGCTCAAGCGCGTGGTGCTGCTCGATGTCTTCGCCATCGCCAGCTTCTTCGTGCTCAGGCTCCTCGCCGGGGCCGCGGCGGTTGCCGTCCATCCGTCGGTCTGGTTGCTCCTCTGCGGCGGCCTGCTCGCGTTGTATCTCGGCTTTGCCAAGCGGCGGCACGAGTTGTCGGCACTCGGCGACGCCTCGGCGACGCATCGCACCGTGCTGGCCCAGTACAGCGCGCCATTCCTCGACCAGATCTCCTCCGTCCTGCTGGCCGTGACGATTGTCTCCTACCTGATGTACTCGCTCACCTCGGACACCGCCATGCGCGTGGGGACGGAGGAGCTCAGTTACGGGATTCCCTTCGTGCTGTACGGGGTGTTTCGCTATCTCTATCTCGTCCATCAGCGCGATCAGGGGACGCCGACCGACACGGTGCTCTCCGATCGGTGGCTGCTCGCCACGGTTGCGCTGTGGCTCGTGTACAACGCGTGGGTGCTCTACCGTCCCTGA
- a CDS encoding Gfo/Idh/MocA family oxidoreductase, translating to MVHKLGVIGAGVIGRLRARTVHEDPRTTLTAVFDPDPAVAAASAVGGAVPVTTLEAFFEQPLDGVIISSPVHLHEAACVEAFSRGLHVLCEKPMSNTVDGCQRMVAAAVAADRVLAVGFHQRFLP from the coding sequence ATGGTGCACAAGCTCGGAGTCATTGGCGCCGGCGTGATCGGACGATTGCGTGCACGGACGGTGCACGAGGACCCCCGGACCACGCTCACCGCCGTCTTCGACCCCGATCCGGCCGTCGCCGCCGCCTCCGCCGTGGGCGGCGCGGTCCCCGTGACCACCCTCGAGGCCTTCTTCGAGCAACCGCTCGATGGGGTGATCATCTCCTCCCCGGTGCATCTGCACGAGGCCGCCTGCGTCGAGGCCTTCAGCCGCGGGCTGCACGTGCTCTGCGAAAAGCCGATGTCCAATACCGTGGACGGATGCCAGCGCATGGTGGCGGCGGCCGTGGCCGCGGACCGCGTGCTGGCGGTGGGCTTCCATCAGCGATTCCTCCCCTGA
- a CDS encoding aminopeptidase P family protein, whose product MRKLLRAPIGLAALLALFPLVAPAAQAPAGPTGLLPWSQQIRVRESWLDARHAMLLPMMRRHGIGMWIVVNEEFHDNPVVHAIAPPRPYTGNRDVFVFVDAGAKGLRRVALTGYSEDNLTRWFESTSEPRPAAVVLRELYAEHAPATIGLEIGGSRGQARALTHDAYTWLVGVLGDSTVPRFVSAAPLIEELLDTRLEQEKPHYTAAVAVTARIVERALSNEVITPGVTTVGDVRNWLYDALGAHGVRTWFQPDLRVQRQGGGLPLSRGFLAVAPEKTVILPGDVVHIDFGITYMGFDTDWQKMAYVLKPGETDAPAGLKAAMRNTNILQDALMQRHSRPDRSAGEVYRATMQEMKERGIEAMIYSHPIGLQGHGLGASIDFRSGARPGADGKRLRKGSYISIELNTKTAIPEWNGEQLFVMFEDDAWLDDEGWHFFRPRQEKWFLIGRR is encoded by the coding sequence ATGCGAAAGCTGCTGCGCGCTCCCATCGGCCTCGCTGCGCTGCTTGCGCTGTTCCCGCTCGTGGCGCCCGCCGCCCAGGCGCCGGCAGGACCCACCGGGCTGCTTCCCTGGTCGCAACAGATTCGCGTCCGCGAGTCGTGGCTCGATGCCCGGCACGCGATGCTGCTGCCGATGATGCGCCGGCATGGCATCGGGATGTGGATCGTGGTGAACGAGGAGTTCCACGACAACCCGGTGGTGCATGCGATTGCCCCGCCGCGCCCCTACACCGGCAACCGCGACGTCTTCGTCTTCGTGGACGCCGGAGCAAAGGGGCTTCGGCGCGTGGCGCTCACCGGCTATTCCGAGGACAACCTGACGCGCTGGTTCGAGAGCACGTCCGAACCCCGGCCTGCGGCGGTCGTCCTGCGTGAGCTCTATGCCGAGCACGCCCCCGCCACCATCGGCCTGGAGATCGGCGGATCACGCGGGCAGGCTCGCGCCCTCACCCACGACGCCTACACCTGGCTCGTCGGCGTGCTCGGCGACAGCACCGTGCCCCGCTTCGTCAGTGCCGCGCCGTTGATCGAGGAGCTCCTCGACACGCGTCTTGAGCAGGAGAAGCCGCACTACACTGCGGCGGTGGCGGTGACGGCGCGGATCGTCGAGCGCGCCCTCTCCAACGAGGTGATCACGCCCGGTGTCACCACGGTCGGCGACGTGCGCAACTGGCTGTACGACGCGCTGGGCGCGCACGGCGTGCGGACCTGGTTCCAGCCGGACCTGCGTGTCCAGCGGCAGGGCGGCGGATTGCCACTCTCGCGCGGCTTCCTCGCCGTGGCGCCGGAGAAGACGGTGATTCTCCCCGGTGATGTGGTGCACATCGATTTCGGGATCACCTACATGGGCTTCGACACCGACTGGCAGAAGATGGCCTACGTCCTGAAGCCGGGCGAGACCGACGCCCCGGCGGGGCTCAAGGCCGCGATGCGGAACACGAACATCCTGCAGGATGCTCTCATGCAACGCCACTCGCGTCCCGACCGTTCCGCCGGCGAGGTGTATCGGGCCACCATGCAGGAGATGAAGGAGCGCGGGATCGAGGCGATGATCTATTCGCATCCGATCGGGCTGCAGGGCCACGGCCTCGGCGCGAGCATCGACTTCCGATCGGGGGCGCGTCCGGGCGCCGATGGCAAGCGACTCCGGAAAGGCTCCTACATCTCGATCGAGCTCAATACCAAGACCGCGATCCCGGAGTGGAATGGGGAGCAACTCTTCGTGATGTTCGAAGACGATGCCTGGCTCGACGATGAGGGCTGGCACTTCTTCCGGCCGCGTCAGGAGAAGTGGTTCCTGATCGGGCGGCGCTAG
- a CDS encoding flippase, whose protein sequence is MPHPPPARVRHDTAVGRSFLKLGVGEAAARIIAFGATVYLARTLGASVYGVIVLATAVMLYLTFLTDCGVDALGVREVAAAPEALPTLLPSTLGARLMVGTALMVLTVAVGALLPQPDGAIIAAYAFTLPIYALGTRWVHLGLEQSGRASIGRLLSECVTVVLVLALVRGPDDLGRVPMAQVVGEGLGAIILLRLLPAPLRALRVVLEPARIRTLLQQSWPLIAHALLGLAIFNSDFIFLRIFRDSAAVGIYAAAYALISFFLNLGATYTMTLLPVMTRVRDDRPAVTALYDGSLAQVLAGAIPVAVGGALVAPRLIVLVFGADYLAATLPLQILLWSIPVALIRNVSQSALIAYQRQDQLMLTAAWAAGINVALNVALIPGWGLAGAAVATLATEVLRTALAARYTHRLGLPMSSPWRFRRVIVASAAMAAVVWWLGQQPLGLVVAGGALAYLLALTAAGGITLRRGALPELTP, encoded by the coding sequence ATGCCCCACCCGCCACCAGCTCGCGTCCGCCACGACACCGCTGTCGGCCGCAGCTTCCTCAAGCTCGGCGTTGGTGAGGCCGCCGCTCGGATCATCGCCTTTGGCGCCACCGTCTATCTGGCACGCACCCTCGGCGCGTCGGTGTACGGCGTCATCGTCCTCGCCACGGCGGTGATGCTGTACCTCACCTTCCTCACCGACTGTGGCGTGGATGCACTGGGTGTGCGCGAGGTCGCCGCCGCACCAGAAGCGCTCCCCACGCTGTTGCCGAGCACGTTGGGGGCGCGACTGATGGTCGGCACCGCCCTCATGGTGCTCACGGTCGCCGTGGGTGCCCTGCTGCCGCAGCCTGACGGGGCGATCATCGCGGCCTACGCCTTCACGCTGCCGATCTATGCGCTCGGGACACGCTGGGTGCACCTCGGGTTGGAGCAGTCCGGTCGGGCATCGATCGGGCGGCTGCTCAGCGAGTGTGTCACCGTGGTGCTGGTGCTGGCGCTGGTGCGCGGCCCCGACGACCTCGGTCGGGTGCCGATGGCGCAGGTCGTCGGCGAGGGCCTGGGCGCGATCATCCTGCTTCGCCTGCTGCCGGCGCCGCTTCGCGCGCTCCGCGTCGTGCTGGAGCCGGCGCGAATCCGGACGCTGCTGCAGCAATCGTGGCCACTGATCGCGCATGCGCTCCTGGGGCTCGCGATCTTCAACAGCGACTTCATCTTCTTGCGGATCTTCCGCGACTCCGCCGCGGTCGGCATTTACGCGGCCGCCTATGCCCTGATCAGTTTCTTCCTCAACCTCGGCGCCACGTACACCATGACGCTCCTCCCGGTCATGACGCGCGTGCGGGACGATCGACCGGCGGTCACGGCCCTCTACGACGGCTCGTTGGCGCAGGTCCTCGCGGGGGCGATCCCGGTGGCCGTCGGCGGCGCACTGGTCGCGCCACGACTGATCGTGCTGGTGTTCGGCGCGGACTATCTGGCCGCCACCTTGCCACTGCAGATCCTGCTCTGGTCGATCCCGGTGGCCCTGATTCGCAACGTCTCCCAGAGCGCCCTCATCGCGTATCAACGGCAGGACCAGTTGATGCTCACCGCCGCCTGGGCCGCGGGCATCAACGTGGCGCTGAACGTCGCGTTGATCCCCGGGTGGGGTCTCGCCGGCGCCGCGGTGGCCACGCTCGCGACCGAGGTGCTCCGGACCGCCCTCGCTGCGAGATACACGCACCGGCTCGGGTTGCCGATGTCCTCGCCGTGGCGGTTTCGCCGGGTGATCGTGGCGTCGGCGGCGATGGCTGCCGTGGTCTGGTGGCTTGGGCAGCAGCCCCTCGGACTCGTCGTGGCCGGCGGCGCCCTCGCGTACCTGCTGGCACTCACGGCGGCCGGTGGCATCACGCTCCGTCGGGGCGCCTTGCCGGAACTCACGCCATGA
- a CDS encoding glycosyltransferase yields MRPVELTVVIPSVNGLHDLIGCLEAVERMRDGLALEVLVVDRLGPLVRELVRSRFPEVRLLPVPASTTIPEMRHLAFQEARADAVAVIEDHVIVPPEWGRKLLDGLAAGHDVVGGPIANAADQRLLDWSTFLCEYSACLPPLPEGAANWLPGNNIVYRRALLERFREVTAEGKWENRLHDAMRAEGITLYCDASLIVGHKKHFGFVEYISQRYLYSRSYAGARVAGAPTARRLAMGAAALALPPLLLLRILRGNLAKGVPRGLVVTTTPFHLVYVSAWAVGEIVGYWFGPGDSLARVR; encoded by the coding sequence ATGCGCCCCGTTGAACTCACGGTCGTCATTCCCTCGGTCAACGGACTCCACGACCTGATCGGCTGTCTCGAAGCGGTCGAGCGGATGCGCGACGGCCTCGCGCTCGAGGTGCTCGTCGTCGACCGGCTCGGACCGCTGGTCCGGGAGTTGGTGCGTTCGCGCTTCCCGGAGGTGCGCCTGCTTCCCGTGCCGGCCTCGACCACCATCCCCGAGATGCGGCATCTCGCCTTTCAGGAAGCGCGCGCCGACGCAGTCGCGGTCATCGAGGACCACGTGATCGTCCCGCCGGAGTGGGGACGAAAACTGCTGGATGGTCTGGCCGCCGGCCACGACGTGGTGGGCGGGCCGATTGCCAATGCTGCCGATCAGCGCTTGCTCGACTGGTCAACCTTCCTGTGCGAATACAGCGCCTGTCTCCCCCCGCTGCCGGAGGGCGCCGCCAATTGGCTGCCAGGCAACAACATCGTCTATCGCCGCGCGCTGCTCGAGCGCTTTCGCGAGGTCACGGCCGAGGGGAAGTGGGAGAATCGCCTTCACGACGCGATGCGGGCGGAGGGCATCACGCTGTATTGTGACGCCTCCCTCATCGTCGGGCACAAGAAGCACTTCGGCTTCGTCGAGTACATCTCCCAGCGCTACCTCTATTCCCGGTCGTATGCCGGGGCGCGGGTCGCTGGCGCGCCGACGGCCCGGCGCCTGGCGATGGGGGCCGCGGCGCTCGCGCTGCCGCCGTTGTTGCTGCTGCGGATTCTCCGGGGCAATCTCGCCAAGGGCGTGCCGCGCGGATTGGTGGTCACGACGACGCCCTTTCACCTGGTCTACGTCAGTGCCTGGGCCGTGGGCGAGATTGTCGGATACTGGTTCGGACCGGGCGATTCACTGGCCAGGGTCCGGTAG
- a CDS encoding phosphatidylethanolamine N-methyltransferase family protein, translated as MTVGPYRFSRNPMYVGFTLCYLGIAGWRNSVWPLLALPVVLAVMQVGVVHREERYLERLFGEDYRAYRARVRRWF; from the coding sequence GTGACGGTCGGGCCGTATCGCTTCTCGCGGAACCCGATGTACGTCGGCTTCACGCTCTGCTATCTCGGCATCGCGGGCTGGCGGAACAGCGTCTGGCCACTGCTGGCCCTGCCGGTGGTGCTGGCGGTGATGCAGGTGGGGGTGGTCCATCGCGAGGAGCGCTATCTCGAGCGACTCTTCGGCGAGGACTACCGGGCGTATCGCGCGCGGGTGCGTCGCTGGTTCTGA
- a CDS encoding helix-turn-helix domain-containing protein — MLDLQVIDDPAAATSALEPIRSRLLSELAVPASAATLATRVGLGRQKVNYHLHALEAHGLVRLAEERKWGGLTERLVVATAASYVVSPKALGPIAVNPERQVDRLSARYLIALGARIIREVADLVGRAEKAGKRLATLAVETDVVFRSASDRAAFSRELTEAIATLVAKYHDPAAPGGRPHRLVVVAHPIPQQSDSKELT, encoded by the coding sequence ATGCTTGACCTCCAAGTCATAGACGATCCGGCCGCGGCGACGTCTGCCCTTGAGCCGATCCGCAGCCGGCTGCTCTCCGAATTGGCCGTCCCCGCCTCGGCGGCGACGCTGGCCACCCGGGTCGGCTTGGGTCGCCAGAAGGTCAACTACCACCTGCATGCGCTTGAGGCCCACGGGTTGGTGCGGTTGGCTGAGGAGCGGAAATGGGGCGGGCTGACGGAGCGGCTGGTCGTCGCGACGGCCGCCTCGTACGTCGTGTCGCCGAAGGCGCTGGGTCCGATTGCCGTGAACCCGGAGCGGCAAGTCGATCGGCTCTCGGCGCGCTACCTCATTGCCCTGGGCGCCCGGATCATCCGCGAAGTGGCCGACCTCGTGGGTCGGGCGGAAAAGGCGGGGAAGCGCTTGGCGACGCTCGCGGTCGAGACCGACGTGGTCTTCCGGTCGGCGTCTGACCGTGCCGCGTTCAGCAGAGAGCTCACCGAAGCGATCGCGACGCTCGTCGCGAAGTACCACGATCCCGCCGCCCCCGGCGGACGCCCGCATCGCCTCGTCGTCGTGGCGCACCCCATTCCGCAACAGTCCGACTCCAAGGAGCTGACATGA
- a CDS encoding class I SAM-dependent methyltransferase, whose translation MRAYGRARFTIINATILDMLSRSLQGKHRILEIGCGFGLFGSYLAARDPEVRYHGIDLNAKRIELARSAAARLGLSNTRFDHGDARGDLQLDPEYDAVLMMDLLHHVPDPAKHRLIETATSRLAPGGHLVMKDIGRRPWPKLFFTWALDVAMTGGFDMWYWDEQRFRDAVPSDWRLEAYPISDWLPYPHVLYLASRAPVPLVEPAGR comes from the coding sequence GTGCGCGCGTACGGTCGGGCGAGGTTTACCATCATCAATGCGACGATCCTGGACATGCTGAGCCGCTCCCTGCAGGGCAAGCATCGCATCCTGGAAATCGGCTGCGGGTTCGGGTTGTTCGGGTCCTACCTTGCCGCTCGTGATCCGGAGGTGCGCTATCATGGGATCGACCTGAACGCGAAACGCATCGAGTTGGCACGCTCCGCCGCCGCGCGGCTTGGACTCAGCAACACGCGGTTCGATCATGGCGATGCGCGAGGGGATCTCCAGCTCGATCCGGAATACGATGCGGTCCTGATGATGGACTTGCTGCATCACGTCCCCGACCCGGCGAAACATCGCCTGATCGAGACGGCCACCTCCCGTCTCGCGCCCGGCGGTCACCTGGTCATGAAGGACATCGGCCGTCGGCCCTGGCCCAAGCTGTTCTTCACCTGGGCGCTGGATGTCGCCATGACGGGCGGATTCGACATGTGGTACTGGGATGAGCAGCGGTTCCGTGATGCGGTCCCGTCCGACTGGCGGCTGGAGGCCTATCCGATCAGCGATTGGCTCCCCTACCCACACGTCCTGTACCTGGCCTCCCGGGCGCCGGTGCCGCTGGTCGAGCCGGCGGGGCGATGA
- a CDS encoding NAD-dependent epimerase/dehydratase family protein has product MRYLITGGAGFIGSHLATRLIDRGDEVLVLDDLSTGSMDNIAALVDRPGFSYRIGSALDVPLVSECVDRCDVTIHLAAAVGVRLIVERPVHTIETNVKASEVVLAAAAKKQKLVLIASTSEVYGKSASLPFREDGDLQLGPTTHSRWAYACSKALDEWLGLAYLREKGVPVIIVRFFNTVGPRQTGRYGMVLPNFVRQALAGEPITVYGTGDQQRCFGHVQDAVEALLRLIGNPNAIGGVFNVGSDEEVSIRQLAEMVREAAGSDSPIVNVPYEEAYAEGFEDMHRRIPDLTRLKAMIDFRPETPLATIIRDVVAEQRAQPVRG; this is encoded by the coding sequence ATGCGGTACCTGATTACCGGCGGCGCGGGCTTCATCGGCTCCCACCTCGCGACGCGGTTGATCGATCGAGGCGACGAGGTGCTGGTCCTGGACGACCTCTCCACCGGCAGCATGGACAACATTGCAGCCTTGGTCGACCGACCGGGCTTCAGCTACCGCATTGGTTCGGCGCTTGACGTGCCGCTCGTCTCGGAGTGCGTGGACCGCTGCGACGTGACGATCCACCTCGCCGCCGCCGTCGGCGTGCGACTGATCGTCGAACGTCCGGTGCACACCATCGAGACCAACGTCAAGGCGAGCGAGGTGGTGCTCGCGGCGGCGGCGAAGAAGCAGAAGCTGGTGCTGATCGCCTCCACGTCGGAGGTCTACGGCAAGAGCGCCAGCCTTCCGTTCCGCGAAGATGGCGACCTGCAGCTCGGGCCGACGACGCACTCGCGCTGGGCCTACGCCTGCTCGAAGGCGCTCGACGAGTGGCTGGGCCTGGCCTATCTGCGGGAGAAGGGCGTGCCAGTCATCATCGTCCGCTTCTTCAATACTGTGGGGCCTCGGCAAACCGGACGTTACGGCATGGTGCTGCCGAATTTCGTGCGGCAAGCGCTCGCCGGCGAGCCGATCACCGTCTATGGCACCGGCGACCAGCAACGCTGCTTCGGCCACGTGCAGGACGCGGTGGAGGCGCTGCTGCGGTTGATCGGCAATCCGAATGCGATCGGTGGCGTCTTCAACGTCGGCTCGGACGAAGAGGTGTCGATCCGACAGTTGGCGGAGATGGTGCGCGAGGCGGCGGGGAGCGATTCGCCGATCGTGAACGTGCCGTACGAGGAAGCGTATGCCGAGGGGTTCGAGGACATGCACCGCCGGATTCCTGACCTGACGCGTCTGAAGGCAATGATCGACTTCCGTCCGGAGACGCCACTGGCCACCATCATCCGGGACGTCGTGGCGGAGCAGCGCGCCCAACCGGTGCGAGGCTAG
- a CDS encoding TerC family protein, which yields MEWLTDPQAWIALGTLTALEVVLGIDNLVFISILASKLPASQQSKARRLGLLLAVISRVALLFSLAWIIKLTAPLFTIASKDISGRDLILIAGGLFLLAKSTHEIHNKLEGDEGAMSARVAPSFGGVLIQIMLLDVVFSLDSVITAVGMVDDLSIMITAVVIAISFMIFFADAISGFVDRHPTVKMLALSFLLLIGVTLVAEGLGQHFPKGYIYFAMAFSVMVELLNLRMRRPKGPPVKLHSPYVAPPTGASND from the coding sequence ATGGAATGGCTGACTGACCCGCAGGCATGGATCGCACTCGGGACCCTGACGGCGCTTGAGGTCGTGCTGGGGATCGACAATCTGGTCTTCATCAGCATCCTCGCGTCCAAGTTGCCGGCGAGCCAGCAATCGAAGGCGCGGCGCCTTGGCCTCCTGCTCGCCGTCATTTCGCGGGTCGCGCTGCTCTTTTCGCTGGCGTGGATCATCAAGCTGACGGCCCCGCTCTTCACCATTGCGTCGAAGGACATCTCCGGACGGGACCTGATCCTGATCGCGGGCGGTCTCTTCCTGCTCGCGAAGAGCACGCACGAGATCCACAACAAGCTGGAAGGCGATGAAGGCGCCATGTCCGCTCGGGTCGCGCCCTCCTTCGGTGGCGTGCTGATCCAGATCATGCTGCTCGACGTCGTCTTCTCGCTCGACTCCGTCATCACCGCGGTCGGCATGGTCGACGACCTCAGCATCATGATCACGGCGGTGGTGATTGCCATTTCGTTCATGATCTTCTTCGCGGACGCGATCAGCGGCTTTGTGGACCGGCATCCCACGGTCAAGATGCTGGCGCTGAGCTTCCTGCTCCTCATCGGTGTGACGCTCGTCGCGGAAGGTCTGGGTCAGCATTTCCCGAAGGGCTACATCTACTTCGCCATGGCATTCTCGGTCATGGTGGAGCTCCTGAATCTCAGGATGCGCCGCCCCAAGGGACCCCCCGTCAAACTCCACTCGCCGTACGTGGCACCGCCCACCGGCGCGTCGAACGACTGA
- a CDS encoding nuclear transport factor 2 family protein: MTTLRAIALLALLAGSASAQQAAVPTPEVVVQRFVDAANARDANAMALLVAPDAVFERFPGGQIIAQGRDSIRARYARSLPPMPPAWRITVQPRIVEGNLVIDQEHFTGGPPERTQATWMYLVQGGLIRRAWVLDGKAP, from the coding sequence ATGACCACGCTTCGCGCCATTGCACTCCTTGCCCTCCTCGCCGGGAGCGCCTCAGCACAACAGGCCGCCGTGCCGACGCCAGAGGTGGTCGTGCAGCGCTTCGTCGATGCGGCGAATGCGCGCGACGCGAACGCGATGGCACTGCTGGTCGCGCCGGACGCCGTCTTCGAACGCTTTCCGGGTGGGCAGATCATCGCGCAGGGGCGCGACAGCATCCGCGCCCGCTACGCCCGGTCGCTGCCGCCCATGCCGCCCGCTTGGCGCATCACCGTGCAGCCGAGGATCGTCGAGGGCAACCTGGTGATCGACCAGGAGCACTTCACGGGCGGGCCGCCGGAACGGACTCAGGCAACGTGGATGTATCTCGTGCAGGGCGGGTTGATCCGCCGCGCATGGGTGCTGGACGGGAAGGCGCCGTAG
- a CDS encoding HAD hydrolase-like protein: MNPMASRQSPIGTIMQVLPKIGSVLRNLEPTWHLPSLDLLDAEFVAHHRIKALIWDVDGTITNFHDTTVADEARAFRTLSSIPDLQHAILSNAGEDRFRELGTIFPAVPVLKGYWWEDAVALRQILRGEDSWSAEQVAERAAAGAMPLRKPHGELVLAVTRHLGLVPHDVVMVGDQYFTDIAGANLAGVRSIKLSAIGPESLPRSIRMGQMVERLVYRLLHGAPVWERPRDRTIAREG, encoded by the coding sequence ATGAACCCGATGGCCTCGAGGCAATCGCCGATCGGCACCATCATGCAGGTACTGCCGAAGATCGGGTCGGTGCTCCGCAACCTCGAGCCGACATGGCATCTGCCCTCCCTCGACCTGCTCGACGCCGAGTTCGTGGCGCACCACCGGATCAAGGCGCTCATCTGGGATGTCGACGGCACCATCACCAATTTCCATGACACGACGGTGGCCGACGAGGCCCGCGCCTTTCGCACGCTGTCGTCGATCCCCGACCTGCAGCACGCTATCCTTTCCAACGCCGGCGAGGATCGCTTTCGGGAACTGGGCACGATCTTTCCCGCGGTGCCCGTCCTGAAGGGATATTGGTGGGAGGATGCGGTGGCGCTGCGGCAGATCCTGCGCGGTGAGGATTCCTGGTCGGCCGAGCAGGTGGCCGAACGCGCCGCGGCCGGCGCGATGCCGCTCCGGAAGCCGCACGGTGAGCTGGTGCTTGCCGTGACACGCCATCTGGGGCTCGTACCACACGACGTGGTGATGGTCGGCGACCAGTACTTCACTGACATTGCCGGTGCCAATCTCGCAGGCGTCCGGAGCATCAAGCTCTCGGCGATCGGCCCGGAGTCGCTGCCTCGCAGTATCAGGATGGGCCAGATGGTGGAACGACTGGTCTACCGTCTGCTCCACGGCGCCCCCGTGTGGGAGCGCCCACGTGATCGTACCATTGCCCGGGAGGGCTGA